One Anopheles merus strain MAF unplaced genomic scaffold, AmerM5.1 LNR4000971, whole genome shotgun sequence genomic window, tccgtactatgaaacacgagctggaaactgtaaagtaggaaagaaaatatcgtttagaaccatcgttcttgtcaataaaagacaaacgtaactagcttagcgaaaacgataactttccgacctttaacttcttttgagtataaataaaaccaactccgatcatggcaggtcagatttgttcggattgtcaggataggactaagcccatccatcatgtatcgacttctcatttaaggagtttacttatgtcctcctatccaaggtaagccctctaaactccaacgtcctaaaggtttttatgatcgcctagacgatcaagtgttgaaagtcctttcgaaacagtatccacagtacccaaaatttgaacaaaccacaaagcctttctgatattactgattttttagtcattgatatcgattaaaaattggcaaaaaaaaagtatagaaattggggtttttattgatgcgcaggATGGCAGGCCATTCTGCTCATGTTCATTTCCGTTTCATATAGTTTAATGCAGAAgtgaactgtattttgtcgaaacaagtatgttgatttggtatgcactcacggttaccacgaaatttcagcaagaacagcaaagtggtgtgaagatttttctcaaccaaaacgttaattcCGCAAACCGAATATGCACCTAAAATTTTATCGGGGTGTCTGCAAGTAATCGCTTacccaaatcaaatttttgttcattacGAGCAAGCGGGCATCGCATTATATATTCTTTTGAGGCTCAAACTGACTTACATGTCGTTTTGtcagaataaataaatgcattttcagtagtttgttttacaaatattcAGTGAAATGACAAAACCATGTGTTTGGTACCGCATACGGTGTGATGTGCTGGTGAGGAGAAGTGTGGAGGAATGGGAATTTTtggcgtgagtgtgtgcgtatgtttgcACCGCTGCTTGATGCTGGCTCGCGGCGCTCAGCGATCAGTCGCAATTCatactcaataaaaacacacgTGAACTGTACGATCAATTCTTTCCTTTTACGGCAAATGAATCAAAAATAATATCACAACGTAGGGGCAAGTTTGCTAAAGATCGCGGGAAAGAACATTTTGGTGCGTAGTGACCAGGATTTTGATAAATCCTTCGGTTTTTGTGAAAACCGGCGTACAGAAGCGTTTGTTCATAAAGCAGTGCTGCGGCACTCGATCTgtgttagtgtttgtgtgtgtgagccttTTGCAAAATGTCGAAGCAGGACAAGTTGCGGTACAAGGAGCTCAAGCGGCACCAATACATGGACTCCATCAATCGTGTGAAAGAGTTCGTAAAAACGTTCACAAGTGAACAACAAAATCAAGTGTCGACGCGACTCGATCGTTTGGAAAAGATTTGGGAATCTTTTGAAACAGTGCAAGAAGACATCGAAGATTTGGAAATCTCCGAGGAAGGCGTTGCAACTAATGCGCGTATTAGAGCAGAAATGGAGGAAACGTATTTGTACGCAAAGGCGCAATTGCGTAGTATGTTGCCCATTCCGGCAGTCGCTGAAATTGTGTCTGTTGCTGCAAATGctgcttcatcttcttcttcaagAGTGAAGCTCCCATTGATCGCACTGCCAGAGTTCGCAGGAAATTTCGATGCGTGGTTAACGTTCCACGACACATACGTCTCACTCATACACTCATCGACGGACATAACGGCAATCGAAAATTCCACTACCTTCGAGCTTCACTCAAAGAAGAAGCTGCGAATTTAATACAATCCATTTCGGTTACGAATGAGAATTATGATTTGGCATGGAGTACGATCGTCAAACGTTATTCCAACCCAATCATTTTGCGTAAGAAGCATATTCGATCGCTCATATCGCTTCCTAAGATGAAAGAAACGGGAGCAGTGGCGCTCAACCGTTTGGTTGCCGATTTTCGACGGCATGTCAAAATCCTAGAACAATTGAAAGAACCCGTGAAATCGTTCAGTTCAATTCTCATCGAGTTGATGGCAGATAAGCTGGATGATGAAACACTCCGTGTGTGGGAAGAAGCCCATGCCGATGAAGATCCTACATTTACGGACATGATGGCGTTTTTGGAAAAACGTGTAAGAGTGTTGGAAACACTGGCAATAGAGAAGTGTAGTGCAGTTCCCAAAAAACCAATAAAGACAAAAGTATCGTTGCATGCAGCTACAACTCATACCAACacgtaccagtgtgtgtgatGTGCAAAAAGAACGGGCACAGTATAGCGTCGTGCAATGTGTTCAAAGGCACTAATACACAAGAACGCATGAGAGTGGTGAGTGAGAAAAGGCTGTGCAGAAATTGCTTGAAAGCAGGACATTTGGCCCATGCGTGTGCGTCCAAATACAATTGCCAGCAGTGCTCTCAGCGTCACCACACACTACTTCATGCTCACGAAGAAAACAGCAGTGTATTAGTGGGTGAAACTTCTAGCTCTTCAACAATGGCGTTGGCATCGTCGAAGAAATCCGCCGTTAACGCTATACTCTCTACAGTGGTATTGGTTGTTGTCGATGCATACGGAAAAGAACACTTAGCGCGAGCATTGCTGGACAACGGATCGCAGCCGAACGCGATCAGTGAACATCTTTGTCAGCTTTTACGACTACCACGAAAGCCCGCTAGCGTTTCAATTGCTGGTGTGGACAGCACTACCACCAATGCAAAGCACATAGTATGTACAGAAGTGCGATCTCGGATCTACCACTACCGACAAGCAATGAATTTCCTTGTGTTGAAGAAAGTAACGCAGAACATTCCGTCAACGTCGTTTTCTACTGCTGCCGTCGGCGTTCCTTCGAACTACGTTCTGGCCGATCCAGATTTCGGGACCGCGCGGCGCGTGGATATGATCATCGGTGCAGCATATTTCTATTCGTTGCTGCGTGGTGGACAAGTGCATTTGCCAAACCAGCGAAACGTTCTCATCGACACGGTGTTTGGCTGGCTCGTAGCAGGAGATACACCGACCTTTCATGAATCGCAATCGCAAACAACAATTAGTTGTCACATGATGGAGGCACCGACAAACTACAAGAACAGCTGGAGCGATTTTGGAAGGTCGAAGAGCTTGCTATAACATCATTGTCTCCTGTTGAACAACATTGCGAGCAGTACTTCAAGCAGACGACGAATCGAGATGACACCGGCAGATACGTCGTTCGCATGCCGAAACACCACGACTACGCTCAGATGCTTGGCGATTCGAAGGCTGCAGCCCAGAAGCGCTTTCGGTTGTTGGAACAGAGGCTGGCTAAAGACAAGCATCTGAAGCAGCAGTACGATGACTTCATGCGAGAATACGTGACGCTGGGTCACATGTTTCCTGTGCCGGTTGAAGAGGACAGCATGGCTGCGGTTCACTACTTGCCGCATCATCCGGTGGTGAAAGAGTCCAGCACGACGACCAAGGTGCGTGTGGTTTTCGACGGCTCGGCGAAGAGCGTCACGGGGCATTCTCTAAACGATGTCTTGCATGTAGGACCAGTCGTGCAAGATGAGCTGCTGTCTCTCGTCGTGCGATTCCGCAAGTATAAGGTGGCGGTGATCGCCGACATCGAGAAAATGTATCGCCAGGTGAGTATGCATCCCGATGACCGACGTTTACAACGTATTTTTTGGCGCTTTCAGAAAACAGAAGTTGTGCAAACTTTTGAGTTGGCAACGGTGACGTATGGTCTGGCTCCATCGTCATTCCTAGCAACACGTACGCTACTTCAACTAGCTGAGGATGAAGGCGCTCCTTATCCTTTGGCAACTGAAGCCGTAAAGAAGAACTTGTACGTGGACGATCTGATCTCCGGCGCAGAAAGCATTGAGCAAGCAATTCAACTTCGTGACGAACTGACCAGTCTCATGAGTAAGGGAGTTTCAGGTTCCGAAATGGTGCTCAAACGAGTTGAGTGTGCTTGATGGGTTTGACACCTGATCTGCTTGGAACAACAGCATCCCATGAATTCGAAGCAGCCGCAAATGTCAAGACGCTTGGCATATGTTGGGAACCACCAAACGATGTATTCCGTTTCACGATTGCTATCCCTGATGTACGACCCTGCACGAAACGTACAGTGCTATCTACGATTGCCCAGCTGTACGATCCGCTTGGCTTGCTATCGCCTATCATCGTGCAAGCAAAAATCCTCTTACAGGAACTTTGGGCAAACAAACTCGGTTGAGATGACGAATTGCCGCGGCAATTGTGTGACAAATGGGAAGAGTTTTGCGAACAGCTCCCCATGCTAGCTCATTTCAAGATCCCGAGATTTGCTTTGACACCCAACTATAACTATGTAGAGCTGCATTGTTTTGCAGACGCATCAGAAGCAGCTTATGGTGCGTGTGCCTACCTGAGATCGCAAAGCATCGACGGCACAACCCAGTAACGCTGCTAGCTTCTAAATCGAGAGTGGCTCCTCTCAAACCGCTTACCATCCCTAGACTGGAACTATGCGCAGCCTTGCTAGCTGCCAGATTACAGCAGAAACTAATATCAGCCATTGACATGGCAGTAAACGAAACACATATGTGGTCCGATTCAACCATCACGCTGCAATGGCTTGCAGCACCACCTAGAATGTGGAAAACTTTCATCGCAAACCGAGTAGGAGAGATACAAGCTGCTACCAATGGATGCATTTGGCATCATGTGCCAGGGATCGAGAACCCTGCCGACATGCTATCCAGAGGTGTTTCTGCGGAATTGCTTTTGGAAAGCAACATGTGGATGCATGGACCAGATTGGCTGATGAACGATAGCTCGTGCTGGCCCAGCAAATCGTATGGACAACAGCACTTCACTGATGATGAGCTGGAAAGAAAGGGTAACGTTGTGTTAACTGCCCAAGTAGTCGAGCCCGACCCACTGCTCCTACGATACTCCTCATTCAGAACGTTGGTTCATGTAACTGCATATTGCATGCGATTTTGCCACATTGCGCGTGGTAAAGAACAACGCGAAACGATCAATCTCTCTGTGGATGAGATTCAAAATGCTAAAATCGTTTTAGTAAAGATGGTACAGCGACAAGTATTTCCCGATGAACTACGACAACTGCGTAAGAAACAAAAGCTTGCTGGTGGATCCCCACTCAAGCTACTCCATCCATTCATTGACAAGGATGGTGTCATACGTGTTGGTGGCAGACTTGGACATGCCGATGTGCCATTCTGTGTGAAGCATCCGATCGTCATTCCTGGGTATCATCCATTTACCCAATTGCTGTTGAGGCAGCAACATGAGAAAGTGATGCATGGTGGCATCACATCAACACTTTCAGCCATTCGCGAGGAGTTTTGGCCATTGAATGGCAGGAGAGCGGTTCGATCTACCATCCGAGCATGTTATCGCTGCAACCGGCCAATCCTGTTCCAATTCAGCAACCGATGGGACAGCTACCGCTTTCTCGAGTCACTGCAAACGAAGCATTTGTCTGTACAGGTGTGGATTACTGTGGGCCGATAATGCTGAAGCCTGTTCATCGCAAAGCAGCTCCTCAAAAGGCGTACCTATGCATTTTTTGTATGCATGAGCACCAAGGCAGTGCATTTAGAGCTTGTGAGTGACCTAAGTACATCAGGGTTCCTGAAGGCTTTAGACCGTTTCATCTTCCGACGAAACAAGCCGAACCATATCTATTCGGATAATGGTACAAATTTCGTCGGCGCAAAGAACGCACTTCACCAAGTCTACCAGATGCTGCATGACGAAGCTCAAAACCGTCAAATCAATAACTTCCTAGCAGAAGAAGGAATTGAATGGCACCTTATTCCACCTCGTGCACCAAACTTCGGTGGGCTTTGGAAGCCGCCGTGAAGGTGGCCAAGAAGCTTTTGGTCAGGCAGTTAGGTGTCTCGCTACTATCTTATGAGGATCTGGCAACAGTGCTGATCAAAATCGAAGGCTGCATGAATTCTCGTCCATTGACGCCGCTTTCGAATGACCCTAACGATTTGTCAGCTTTAACACCGAGTCATTTTCTCATCAAGGGAATGATGCGTCCACCTCCAGAAACTGACATACGGGATGTCCCGACCAATCGACTCGACCAGTATCAGCGGTTGCAGAAGTACGCTCAACATTTCTGGCAGCGCTGGCGTACAGAGTATCTTCATGAGCTTGCTCAGCAACAGCGACGTAATCCACCAGAACAACAAGTCTCCATCGGAGACATCGTCATTATCAAGGATGAACATCTCCCATCCGCTCGTTGGCCCTTGGCTCGGATCGTGGAAGTACACCCTGGGCAGGATGGGATTGTGCGTGTTGTTACCTTAAAAACTGCCTCTGGGGTAATGAAGAGACCGTCGTCTAAGATATGTTTGTTAGAGTGTTCACGAGAATTTTGAAAACTTAGTTGTTCAAGGGGGCCGGTATGTTTGGTACCGCATACGGTGTGATGTGCTGGTGAGGAGAAGTGTGGAGGAATGGGAATTTTTgacgtgagtgtgtgcgtatgtttgcACGCGCTGCTTGATGCTGGGTGCGCGGCGCTCAGCGATCAGTCGCAATTCAATActcaataaaaaacacacgtgAACTGTACGATCAATTCTTTCCTTTTACGGCAAATGAATCAAAAATAATATCACAACGTAGGGGCAAGTTTGCTAAAGATCGCGGGAAAGAACACCATGTATTACTCAATAGCTTTCAGTAAAACatgtaactgcagcaaacCTAGAAAATTTGCAGTGCATGATTCGTACACCTTTTAAcaaaccccccctccccccccccccgtcgaTGGATTTGGGGCCCCGTCTACCATAGTGCCTAGGGCCTCGGAAAGGCTTGACCCGCCACTGCATGTGATATACATTTTCACTACCAAATGTTAGAGGACTACGTATCTACTCACAGAATTCGGATTAACACATTGGACGCTAATATCAGATAATAATACTCACCGAAATCTGGCTTGACAATTCAATTCCATCATCGCTTCTGTTTGACCCGGATATTCTGTGTATAGATGTAATCGTAGCTTGTCTAACAGTATGCATACTCGTGGTGGTGGCGCACTGATCGCATGCTCATCCTATGGAACACCCGT contains:
- the LOC121603246 gene encoding uncharacterized protein LOC121603246; its protein translation is MNFLVLKKVTQNIPSTSFSTAAVGVPSNYVLADPDFGTARRVDMIIGAAYFYSLLRGGQLSHDGGTDKLQEQLERFWKVEELAITSLSPVEQHCEQYFKQTTNRDDTGRYVVRMPKHHDYAQMLGDSKAAAQKRFRLLEQRLAKDKHLKQQYDDFMREYVTLGHMFPVPVEEDSMAAVHYLPHHPVVKESSTTTKDQSCKMSCCLSSCDSASIRWR